In Equus przewalskii isolate Varuska chromosome 6, EquPr2, whole genome shotgun sequence, one DNA window encodes the following:
- the USP28 gene encoding ubiquitin carboxyl-terminal hydrolase 28 isoform X3 translates to MTAELQQDDAAGAADRQGSSCQMLLNQLREITGIQDPSFLHEALKASNGDITQAVSLLTDERVKEPSQDSVATEPSEVEGSAANKEVLAKVIDLTHDNKDDLQAAIALSLLESPKIQADGRDLNRMHEATPAETKRSKRKRCEVWGENPNPNDWRRVDGWPVGLKNVGNTCWFSAVIQSLFQLPEFRRLVLSYSLPQNVLENCPSHTEKRNIVFMQELQYLFALMMGSNRKFVDPSAALDLLKGAFRSPEEQQQDVSEFTHKLLDWLEDAFQLAVNVNSDPRNKSENPMVQLFYGTFLTEGVREGKHFCNNETFGQYPLQVNGYRNLDECLEGAMVEGDIELLPSDHSVKYGQERWFTKLPPVLTFELSRFEFNQSLGQPEKIHNKLEFPQIIYMDRYMYRSKELIRSKRECVRKLKEEVKVLQQKLERYVKYGSGPARFPLPDMLKYVIEFASTKPASESSSSQSDARLTLPVSSVHSPGSDLTSEESTSKESSSQDVESSFSSCEDCLHKSETVNNPLRASRSSMEMPARPAPRTVTDEEINFVKTCLQRWRSEIEQDIQDLKNCIASTTQTIEQMYCDPLLRQVPYRLHAVLVHEGQANAGHYWAYIYNQPRQVWLKYNDISVTESSWEELERDSYGGLRNVSAYCLMYINDKLPHFSAEAAPDESDQMLGEVEALSVELKHYIQEDNWRFEQEVEEWEEEQSCKIPQMESSTSSASQDFSTSQEPPVASSHGARCLSSEHAVIVKEQTAQAIANTARAYEKSGVEAALSEETEPKKPMPPETNLAEQSEQPQKANDAESAAQPNSEVMLSPAMQGVILAIAKARQTFDRDGSEAGLIKAFHEEYSRLYQLAKETPTSHSDPRLQHVLIYFFQNEAPKRVVERTLLEQFADKNLSYDERSISIMKVAQAKLKEIGPDDMNMEEYKKWHEDYSLFRKVSVYLLTGLELYQKGKYQEALSYLVYAYQSNAALLMKGPRRGVKESVIALYRRKCLLELNAKAASLFETNDDNSVTEGINVMNELIIPCIHLIINNDISKDDLDAIEIMRNHWCSYLGQDIAENLQLCLGEFLPRLLDPSTEIIVLKEPPTIRPNSPYDLCSRFAAVMESIQGVSAVTVN, encoded by the exons AGCTGCCAAATGCTGTTAAATCAACTGAGAGAAATCACAGGCATCCAAgatccttcctttcttcatgaAGCTCTCAAG GCCAGTAATGGTGACATCACCCAGGCAGTCAGCTTGCTTACTGATGAAAGAGTTAAGGAGCCCAGTCAAGACTCTGTTGCTACAGAACCATCTGAAGTAGAGGGGAGTGCTGCCAACAAAGAAGTATTAGCAA AAGTAATAGACCTTACTCATGATAACAAAGATGATCTTCAGGCTGCCATTGCTTTGAGTCTACTGGAGTCCCCCAAAATTCAAGCTGATGGAAGAGATCTTAACAG GATGCATGAGGCAACCCCTGCAGAAACTAAACGCTCAAAAAGAAAACGCTGTGAAGTCTGGGGAGAAAATCCCAATCCCAATGACTGGAGGCGAGTTGATGGTTGGCCAGTTGGGCTGAAAAATGTTGGCAATACATGTTGGTTTAGTGCTGTTATTCAG tcTCTCTTTCAATTGCCTGAATTTCGAAGACTTGTGCTCAGCTATAGTCTGCCACAGAATGTGCTTGAAAATTGTCCAAGTCACACG gaaaagagaaacatcGTGTTTATGCAAGAGCTTCAGTATTTGTTTGCTCTGATGATGGGATCAAATCGCAAATTTGTAGACCCTTCCGCAGCCCTAGATCTCTTGAAGGGAGCGTTCCGATCACCTGAGGAACAGCAG CAAGATGTGAGTGAATTCACACACAAGCTCCTGGATTGGCTAGAGGACGCATTCCAGCTAGCTGTTAATGTTAA cagcgATCCCAGGAACAAATCTGAAAATCCAATGGTGCAGCTCTTCTACGGTACTTTCCTCACTGAAGGGGTTCGTGAAG GAAAGCACTTTTGTAACAATGAGACCTTCGGCCAGTATCCCCTTCAGGTAAATGGTTATCGCAACTTAGACGAATGTTTGGAAGGGGCCATGGTGGAGGGTGACATTGAGCTGCTTCCTTCCGATCATTCAGTGAAGTATGGACAAGAG CGTTGGTTTACAAAGCTACCTCCGGTGTTGACCTTTGAACTCTCAAGATTTGAGTTCAATCAGTCCCTTGGTCAGCCAGAGAAAATTCACAATAAGCTGGAGTTTCCTCAGATCATTTATATGGACAG GTACATGTACAGGAGTAAAGAGCTCATTCGAAGTAAGAGAGAGTGCGTTCGAAAGCTGAAAGAGGAAGTAAAAGTTCTGCAGCAAAAACTGGAAAG GTACGTGAAGTACGGCTCAGGCCCAGCTCGGTTCCCGCTCCCAGACATGCTGAAGTATGTTATTGAATTTGCTAGTACAAAACCTGCCTCAGAAAGCTCTTCGTCTCAGAGTGATGCCCGTCTGACGTTACCAGTTTCTTCAGTGCACTCTCCGGGTTCTGACCTGACATCCGAGGAAag TACAAGTAAAGAAAGCTCTTCTCAGGATGTTGAAAGTTCCTTCTCTTCTTGTGAAGATTGTCTACACAAGTCTGAGACAGTGAATAATCCGCTGAGGGCTTCCCGGTCTTCCATGGAAATGCCCGCACGGCCAGCTCCTCGAACGGTCACAGATGAGGAGATAAACTTTGTTAAGACCTGTCTTCAGAGGTGGAGGAGTGAGATCGAGCAGGATATACAAG ATTTAAAGAATTGCATTGCAAGCACTACCCAGACTATTGAGCAGATGTACTGTGATCCTCTCCTTCGTCAG GTGCCTTATCGCTTGCATGCGGTTCTTGTTCATGAAGGAcaagcaaatgccggacactaCTGGGCCTATATCTACAATCAACCCCGACAAGTCTGGCTCAAGTACAATGACATCTCTGTTACCGAATCTTCCTGGGAAGAACTTGAAAGAGATTCCTATGGGGGCCTGAGAAATGTTAGTGCTTACTGTCTGATGTACATTAACGACAAGCTACCCCACTTCAGTGCAG AGGCAGCCCCTGATGAATCCGATCAGATGTTAGGAGAAGTGGAAGCCCTGTCTGTTGAACTGAAGCATTACATTCAGGAAGACAACTGGAGGTTCGAGCAGGAGGTGGAGGAGTGGGAAGAAGAGCAGTCTTGCAAAATCCCTCAGATGGAGTCCTCCACCAGCTCCGCATCACAGGACTTCTCCACGTCACAAG AGCCTCCAGTAGCCTCTTCTCATGGGGCTCGCTGCCTGTCGTCTGAGCACGCTGTGATTGTAAAGGAGCAGACTGCCCAGGCTATTGCAAACACGGCACGTGCCTATGAGAAGAGTGGTGTAGAAGCAGCCCTGAGTGAG GAAACTGAACCCAAGAAGCCCATGCCCCCGGAAACAAACCTTGCAGAGCAGTCAGAACAGCCCCAAAAGGCTAATGATGCAGAATCTGCTGCCCAGCCTAATTCTGAG GTGATGCTGAGCCCTGCCATGCAAGGGGTCATCCTGGCCATAGCTAAAGCCCGTCAGACCTTTGACCGAGACGGGTCTGAAGCAGGGCTTATTAAG GCATTCCATGAAGAATACTCCAGACTCTATCAGCTTGCCAAGGagacccccacctcccacagtgATCCTCGACTTCAACACGTGCTTATCTACTTTTTCCAAAATGAAGCACCCAAGAGGGTGGTAGAACGGACCCTTTTGGAACAGTTTGCAGATAAAAATCTCAGCTATGATGAAAG GTCAATCAGTATTATGAAAGTGGCTCAAGCTAAACTGAAGGAGATTGGTCCAGATGACATGAATATGGAAGAGTACAAG AAGTGGCATGAAGATTATAGTTTGTTTCGAAAGGTGTCTGTGTATCTCCTAACAGGCCTGGAACTGTATCAAAAAGGAAA GTACCAAGAGGCGCTTTCCTACCTAGTGTATGCATATCAGAGCAATGCCGCGCTGCTGATGAAGGGGCCCCGCCGCGGGGTGAAGGAGTCCGTGATCGCTTTGTACCGGAGAAAATGCCTTCTG GAGCTGAATGCCAAAGCAGCTTCTCTCTTTGAAACAAATGATGACAACTCGGTAACAGAGGGCATTAATGTGATGAATGAGTTGATCATTCCCTGCATTCACCTTATCATTAATAATGATATCTCCAAGGATGACCTAGATGCCATTGAGATCATGAGAAACCATTGGTGCTCTTACCTTGGGCAAGATATTGCAG AGAATCTGCAGCTGTGCTTAGGGGAGTTTCTACCCAGGCTTCTAGATCCTTCTACAGAAATCATTGTCTTGAAGGAGCCTCCGACTATTCGACCTAATTCTCCCTATGACCTTTGTAGCCGATTTGCAGCTGTCATGGAGTCAATTCAGGGGGTTTCAGCTGTGACAGTGAACTAA
- the USP28 gene encoding ubiquitin carboxyl-terminal hydrolase 28 isoform X1 gives MTAELQQDDAAGAADRQGSSCQMLLNQLREITGIQDPSFLHEALKASNGDITQAVSLLTDERVKEPSQDSVATEPSEVEGSAANKEVLAKVIDLTHDNKDDLQAAIALSLLESPKIQADGRDLNRMHEATPAETKRSKRKRCEVWGENPNPNDWRRVDGWPVGLKNVGNTCWFSAVIQSLFQLPEFRRLVLSYSLPQNVLENCPSHTEKRNIVFMQELQYLFALMMGSNRKFVDPSAALDLLKGAFRSPEEQQQDVSEFTHKLLDWLEDAFQLAVNVNSDPRNKSENPMVQLFYGTFLTEGVREGKHFCNNETFGQYPLQVNGYRNLDECLEGAMVEGDIELLPSDHSVKYGQERWFTKLPPVLTFELSRFEFNQSLGQPEKIHNKLEFPQIIYMDRYMYRSKELIRSKRECVRKLKEEVKVLQQKLERYVKYGSGPARFPLPDMLKYVIEFASTKPASESSSSQSDARLTLPVSSVHSPGSDLTSEESTSKESSSQDVESSFSSCEDCLHKSETVNNPLRASRSSMEMPARPAPRTVTDEEINFVKTCLQRWRSEIEQDIQDLKNCIASTTQTIEQMYCDPLLRQVPYRLHAVLVHEGQANAGHYWAYIYNQPRQVWLKYNDISVTESSWEELERDSYGGLRNVSAYCLMYINDKLPHFSAEAAPDESDQMLGEVEALSVELKHYIQEDNWRFEQEVEEWEEEQSCKIPQMESSTSSASQDFSTSQEPPVASSHGARCLSSEHAVIVKEQTAQAIANTARAYEKSGVEAALSEETEPKKPMPPETNLAEQSEQPQKANDAESAAQPNSEVSEVEIPSVGRILVRSDADGYDEEVMLSPAMQGVILAIAKARQTFDRDGSEAGLIKAFHEEYSRLYQLAKETPTSHSDPRLQHVLIYFFQNEAPKRVVERTLLEQFADKNLSYDERSISIMKVAQAKLKEIGPDDMNMEEYKKWHEDYSLFRKVSVYLLTGLELYQKGKYQEALSYLVYAYQSNAALLMKGPRRGVKESVIALYRRKCLLELNAKAASLFETNDDNSVTEGINVMNELIIPCIHLIINNDISKDDLDAIEIMRNHWCSYLGQDIAENLQLCLGEFLPRLLDPSTEIIVLKEPPTIRPNSPYDLCSRFAAVMESIQGVSAVTVN, from the exons AGCTGCCAAATGCTGTTAAATCAACTGAGAGAAATCACAGGCATCCAAgatccttcctttcttcatgaAGCTCTCAAG GCCAGTAATGGTGACATCACCCAGGCAGTCAGCTTGCTTACTGATGAAAGAGTTAAGGAGCCCAGTCAAGACTCTGTTGCTACAGAACCATCTGAAGTAGAGGGGAGTGCTGCCAACAAAGAAGTATTAGCAA AAGTAATAGACCTTACTCATGATAACAAAGATGATCTTCAGGCTGCCATTGCTTTGAGTCTACTGGAGTCCCCCAAAATTCAAGCTGATGGAAGAGATCTTAACAG GATGCATGAGGCAACCCCTGCAGAAACTAAACGCTCAAAAAGAAAACGCTGTGAAGTCTGGGGAGAAAATCCCAATCCCAATGACTGGAGGCGAGTTGATGGTTGGCCAGTTGGGCTGAAAAATGTTGGCAATACATGTTGGTTTAGTGCTGTTATTCAG tcTCTCTTTCAATTGCCTGAATTTCGAAGACTTGTGCTCAGCTATAGTCTGCCACAGAATGTGCTTGAAAATTGTCCAAGTCACACG gaaaagagaaacatcGTGTTTATGCAAGAGCTTCAGTATTTGTTTGCTCTGATGATGGGATCAAATCGCAAATTTGTAGACCCTTCCGCAGCCCTAGATCTCTTGAAGGGAGCGTTCCGATCACCTGAGGAACAGCAG CAAGATGTGAGTGAATTCACACACAAGCTCCTGGATTGGCTAGAGGACGCATTCCAGCTAGCTGTTAATGTTAA cagcgATCCCAGGAACAAATCTGAAAATCCAATGGTGCAGCTCTTCTACGGTACTTTCCTCACTGAAGGGGTTCGTGAAG GAAAGCACTTTTGTAACAATGAGACCTTCGGCCAGTATCCCCTTCAGGTAAATGGTTATCGCAACTTAGACGAATGTTTGGAAGGGGCCATGGTGGAGGGTGACATTGAGCTGCTTCCTTCCGATCATTCAGTGAAGTATGGACAAGAG CGTTGGTTTACAAAGCTACCTCCGGTGTTGACCTTTGAACTCTCAAGATTTGAGTTCAATCAGTCCCTTGGTCAGCCAGAGAAAATTCACAATAAGCTGGAGTTTCCTCAGATCATTTATATGGACAG GTACATGTACAGGAGTAAAGAGCTCATTCGAAGTAAGAGAGAGTGCGTTCGAAAGCTGAAAGAGGAAGTAAAAGTTCTGCAGCAAAAACTGGAAAG GTACGTGAAGTACGGCTCAGGCCCAGCTCGGTTCCCGCTCCCAGACATGCTGAAGTATGTTATTGAATTTGCTAGTACAAAACCTGCCTCAGAAAGCTCTTCGTCTCAGAGTGATGCCCGTCTGACGTTACCAGTTTCTTCAGTGCACTCTCCGGGTTCTGACCTGACATCCGAGGAAag TACAAGTAAAGAAAGCTCTTCTCAGGATGTTGAAAGTTCCTTCTCTTCTTGTGAAGATTGTCTACACAAGTCTGAGACAGTGAATAATCCGCTGAGGGCTTCCCGGTCTTCCATGGAAATGCCCGCACGGCCAGCTCCTCGAACGGTCACAGATGAGGAGATAAACTTTGTTAAGACCTGTCTTCAGAGGTGGAGGAGTGAGATCGAGCAGGATATACAAG ATTTAAAGAATTGCATTGCAAGCACTACCCAGACTATTGAGCAGATGTACTGTGATCCTCTCCTTCGTCAG GTGCCTTATCGCTTGCATGCGGTTCTTGTTCATGAAGGAcaagcaaatgccggacactaCTGGGCCTATATCTACAATCAACCCCGACAAGTCTGGCTCAAGTACAATGACATCTCTGTTACCGAATCTTCCTGGGAAGAACTTGAAAGAGATTCCTATGGGGGCCTGAGAAATGTTAGTGCTTACTGTCTGATGTACATTAACGACAAGCTACCCCACTTCAGTGCAG AGGCAGCCCCTGATGAATCCGATCAGATGTTAGGAGAAGTGGAAGCCCTGTCTGTTGAACTGAAGCATTACATTCAGGAAGACAACTGGAGGTTCGAGCAGGAGGTGGAGGAGTGGGAAGAAGAGCAGTCTTGCAAAATCCCTCAGATGGAGTCCTCCACCAGCTCCGCATCACAGGACTTCTCCACGTCACAAG AGCCTCCAGTAGCCTCTTCTCATGGGGCTCGCTGCCTGTCGTCTGAGCACGCTGTGATTGTAAAGGAGCAGACTGCCCAGGCTATTGCAAACACGGCACGTGCCTATGAGAAGAGTGGTGTAGAAGCAGCCCTGAGTGAG GAAACTGAACCCAAGAAGCCCATGCCCCCGGAAACAAACCTTGCAGAGCAGTCAGAACAGCCCCAAAAGGCTAATGATGCAGAATCTGCTGCCCAGCCTAATTCTGAGGTCTCTGAAGTCGAGATTCCCAGTGTGGGAAGGATTCTGGTTAGATCTGATGCAGATGGATATGATGAGGAG GTGATGCTGAGCCCTGCCATGCAAGGGGTCATCCTGGCCATAGCTAAAGCCCGTCAGACCTTTGACCGAGACGGGTCTGAAGCAGGGCTTATTAAG GCATTCCATGAAGAATACTCCAGACTCTATCAGCTTGCCAAGGagacccccacctcccacagtgATCCTCGACTTCAACACGTGCTTATCTACTTTTTCCAAAATGAAGCACCCAAGAGGGTGGTAGAACGGACCCTTTTGGAACAGTTTGCAGATAAAAATCTCAGCTATGATGAAAG GTCAATCAGTATTATGAAAGTGGCTCAAGCTAAACTGAAGGAGATTGGTCCAGATGACATGAATATGGAAGAGTACAAG AAGTGGCATGAAGATTATAGTTTGTTTCGAAAGGTGTCTGTGTATCTCCTAACAGGCCTGGAACTGTATCAAAAAGGAAA GTACCAAGAGGCGCTTTCCTACCTAGTGTATGCATATCAGAGCAATGCCGCGCTGCTGATGAAGGGGCCCCGCCGCGGGGTGAAGGAGTCCGTGATCGCTTTGTACCGGAGAAAATGCCTTCTG GAGCTGAATGCCAAAGCAGCTTCTCTCTTTGAAACAAATGATGACAACTCGGTAACAGAGGGCATTAATGTGATGAATGAGTTGATCATTCCCTGCATTCACCTTATCATTAATAATGATATCTCCAAGGATGACCTAGATGCCATTGAGATCATGAGAAACCATTGGTGCTCTTACCTTGGGCAAGATATTGCAG AGAATCTGCAGCTGTGCTTAGGGGAGTTTCTACCCAGGCTTCTAGATCCTTCTACAGAAATCATTGTCTTGAAGGAGCCTCCGACTATTCGACCTAATTCTCCCTATGACCTTTGTAGCCGATTTGCAGCTGTCATGGAGTCAATTCAGGGGGTTTCAGCTGTGACAGTGAACTAA
- the USP28 gene encoding ubiquitin carboxyl-terminal hydrolase 28 isoform X4, producing the protein MTAELQQDDAAGAADRQGSSCQMLLNQLREITGIQDPSFLHEALKASNGDITQAVSLLTDERVKEPSQDSVATEPSEVEGSAANKEVLAKVIDLTHDNKDDLQAAIALSLLESPKIQADGRDLNRMHEATPAETKRSKRKRCEVWGENPNPNDWRRVDGWPVGLKNVGNTCWFSAVIQSLFQLPEFRRLVLSYSLPQNVLENCPSHTEKRNIVFMQELQYLFALMMGSNRKFVDPSAALDLLKGAFRSPEEQQQDVSEFTHKLLDWLEDAFQLAVNVNDPRNKSENPMVQLFYGTFLTEGVREGKHFCNNETFGQYPLQVNGYRNLDECLEGAMVEGDIELLPSDHSVKYGQERWFTKLPPVLTFELSRFEFNQSLGQPEKIHNKLEFPQIIYMDRYMYRSKELIRSKRECVRKLKEEVKVLQQKLERYVKYGSGPARFPLPDMLKYVIEFASTKPASESSSSQSDARLTLPVSSVHSPGSDLTSEESTSKESSSQDVESSFSSCEDCLHKSETVNNPLRASRSSMEMPARPAPRTVTDEEINFVKTCLQRWRSEIEQDIQDLKNCIASTTQTIEQMYCDPLLRQVPYRLHAVLVHEGQANAGHYWAYIYNQPRQVWLKYNDISVTESSWEELERDSYGGLRNVSAYCLMYINDKLPHFSAEAAPDESDQMLGEVEALSVELKHYIQEDNWRFEQEVEEWEEEQSCKIPQMESSTSSASQDFSTSQEPPVASSHGARCLSSEHAVIVKEQTAQAIANTARAYEKSGVEAALSEETEPKKPMPPETNLAEQSEQPQKANDAESAAQPNSEVMLSPAMQGVILAIAKARQTFDRDGSEAGLIKAFHEEYSRLYQLAKETPTSHSDPRLQHVLIYFFQNEAPKRVVERTLLEQFADKNLSYDERSISIMKVAQAKLKEIGPDDMNMEEYKKWHEDYSLFRKVSVYLLTGLELYQKGKYQEALSYLVYAYQSNAALLMKGPRRGVKESVIALYRRKCLLELNAKAASLFETNDDNSVTEGINVMNELIIPCIHLIINNDISKDDLDAIEIMRNHWCSYLGQDIAENLQLCLGEFLPRLLDPSTEIIVLKEPPTIRPNSPYDLCSRFAAVMESIQGVSAVTVN; encoded by the exons AGCTGCCAAATGCTGTTAAATCAACTGAGAGAAATCACAGGCATCCAAgatccttcctttcttcatgaAGCTCTCAAG GCCAGTAATGGTGACATCACCCAGGCAGTCAGCTTGCTTACTGATGAAAGAGTTAAGGAGCCCAGTCAAGACTCTGTTGCTACAGAACCATCTGAAGTAGAGGGGAGTGCTGCCAACAAAGAAGTATTAGCAA AAGTAATAGACCTTACTCATGATAACAAAGATGATCTTCAGGCTGCCATTGCTTTGAGTCTACTGGAGTCCCCCAAAATTCAAGCTGATGGAAGAGATCTTAACAG GATGCATGAGGCAACCCCTGCAGAAACTAAACGCTCAAAAAGAAAACGCTGTGAAGTCTGGGGAGAAAATCCCAATCCCAATGACTGGAGGCGAGTTGATGGTTGGCCAGTTGGGCTGAAAAATGTTGGCAATACATGTTGGTTTAGTGCTGTTATTCAG tcTCTCTTTCAATTGCCTGAATTTCGAAGACTTGTGCTCAGCTATAGTCTGCCACAGAATGTGCTTGAAAATTGTCCAAGTCACACG gaaaagagaaacatcGTGTTTATGCAAGAGCTTCAGTATTTGTTTGCTCTGATGATGGGATCAAATCGCAAATTTGTAGACCCTTCCGCAGCCCTAGATCTCTTGAAGGGAGCGTTCCGATCACCTGAGGAACAGCAG CAAGATGTGAGTGAATTCACACACAAGCTCCTGGATTGGCTAGAGGACGCATTCCAGCTAGCTGTTAATGTTAA cgATCCCAGGAACAAATCTGAAAATCCAATGGTGCAGCTCTTCTACGGTACTTTCCTCACTGAAGGGGTTCGTGAAG GAAAGCACTTTTGTAACAATGAGACCTTCGGCCAGTATCCCCTTCAGGTAAATGGTTATCGCAACTTAGACGAATGTTTGGAAGGGGCCATGGTGGAGGGTGACATTGAGCTGCTTCCTTCCGATCATTCAGTGAAGTATGGACAAGAG CGTTGGTTTACAAAGCTACCTCCGGTGTTGACCTTTGAACTCTCAAGATTTGAGTTCAATCAGTCCCTTGGTCAGCCAGAGAAAATTCACAATAAGCTGGAGTTTCCTCAGATCATTTATATGGACAG GTACATGTACAGGAGTAAAGAGCTCATTCGAAGTAAGAGAGAGTGCGTTCGAAAGCTGAAAGAGGAAGTAAAAGTTCTGCAGCAAAAACTGGAAAG GTACGTGAAGTACGGCTCAGGCCCAGCTCGGTTCCCGCTCCCAGACATGCTGAAGTATGTTATTGAATTTGCTAGTACAAAACCTGCCTCAGAAAGCTCTTCGTCTCAGAGTGATGCCCGTCTGACGTTACCAGTTTCTTCAGTGCACTCTCCGGGTTCTGACCTGACATCCGAGGAAag TACAAGTAAAGAAAGCTCTTCTCAGGATGTTGAAAGTTCCTTCTCTTCTTGTGAAGATTGTCTACACAAGTCTGAGACAGTGAATAATCCGCTGAGGGCTTCCCGGTCTTCCATGGAAATGCCCGCACGGCCAGCTCCTCGAACGGTCACAGATGAGGAGATAAACTTTGTTAAGACCTGTCTTCAGAGGTGGAGGAGTGAGATCGAGCAGGATATACAAG ATTTAAAGAATTGCATTGCAAGCACTACCCAGACTATTGAGCAGATGTACTGTGATCCTCTCCTTCGTCAG GTGCCTTATCGCTTGCATGCGGTTCTTGTTCATGAAGGAcaagcaaatgccggacactaCTGGGCCTATATCTACAATCAACCCCGACAAGTCTGGCTCAAGTACAATGACATCTCTGTTACCGAATCTTCCTGGGAAGAACTTGAAAGAGATTCCTATGGGGGCCTGAGAAATGTTAGTGCTTACTGTCTGATGTACATTAACGACAAGCTACCCCACTTCAGTGCAG AGGCAGCCCCTGATGAATCCGATCAGATGTTAGGAGAAGTGGAAGCCCTGTCTGTTGAACTGAAGCATTACATTCAGGAAGACAACTGGAGGTTCGAGCAGGAGGTGGAGGAGTGGGAAGAAGAGCAGTCTTGCAAAATCCCTCAGATGGAGTCCTCCACCAGCTCCGCATCACAGGACTTCTCCACGTCACAAG AGCCTCCAGTAGCCTCTTCTCATGGGGCTCGCTGCCTGTCGTCTGAGCACGCTGTGATTGTAAAGGAGCAGACTGCCCAGGCTATTGCAAACACGGCACGTGCCTATGAGAAGAGTGGTGTAGAAGCAGCCCTGAGTGAG GAAACTGAACCCAAGAAGCCCATGCCCCCGGAAACAAACCTTGCAGAGCAGTCAGAACAGCCCCAAAAGGCTAATGATGCAGAATCTGCTGCCCAGCCTAATTCTGAG GTGATGCTGAGCCCTGCCATGCAAGGGGTCATCCTGGCCATAGCTAAAGCCCGTCAGACCTTTGACCGAGACGGGTCTGAAGCAGGGCTTATTAAG GCATTCCATGAAGAATACTCCAGACTCTATCAGCTTGCCAAGGagacccccacctcccacagtgATCCTCGACTTCAACACGTGCTTATCTACTTTTTCCAAAATGAAGCACCCAAGAGGGTGGTAGAACGGACCCTTTTGGAACAGTTTGCAGATAAAAATCTCAGCTATGATGAAAG GTCAATCAGTATTATGAAAGTGGCTCAAGCTAAACTGAAGGAGATTGGTCCAGATGACATGAATATGGAAGAGTACAAG AAGTGGCATGAAGATTATAGTTTGTTTCGAAAGGTGTCTGTGTATCTCCTAACAGGCCTGGAACTGTATCAAAAAGGAAA GTACCAAGAGGCGCTTTCCTACCTAGTGTATGCATATCAGAGCAATGCCGCGCTGCTGATGAAGGGGCCCCGCCGCGGGGTGAAGGAGTCCGTGATCGCTTTGTACCGGAGAAAATGCCTTCTG GAGCTGAATGCCAAAGCAGCTTCTCTCTTTGAAACAAATGATGACAACTCGGTAACAGAGGGCATTAATGTGATGAATGAGTTGATCATTCCCTGCATTCACCTTATCATTAATAATGATATCTCCAAGGATGACCTAGATGCCATTGAGATCATGAGAAACCATTGGTGCTCTTACCTTGGGCAAGATATTGCAG AGAATCTGCAGCTGTGCTTAGGGGAGTTTCTACCCAGGCTTCTAGATCCTTCTACAGAAATCATTGTCTTGAAGGAGCCTCCGACTATTCGACCTAATTCTCCCTATGACCTTTGTAGCCGATTTGCAGCTGTCATGGAGTCAATTCAGGGGGTTTCAGCTGTGACAGTGAACTAA